GCGCCCGTGTGGGAGCGGGTGGGGTAGAGCTTCGTCAGGACGGCGGTGCGGCTGCGCTTCGTCGACTCGATGGCGGCGCGCATGCCGGCGCCGCCGGCGCCGACGATGACGGTGTCGTACTTGTGGATCTTCATGACGTGGATTACCTCAGCCCCGTGCCTAGCGGATGTTCGGGTCGAAGGTGAAGATCACCAGCGTGCCCAGAAGGATGGTGAACACCGTGGCGGTGTACAGCAGGCCCTTGAGCCACAGGCGCGTGTTGGCCCGCTCCGCGTAGTCGTTGATGACCGTACGGAGGCCGTTGGCGCCGTGCAGCATGGCGAGCCAGAGCATCAGCAGGTCCCAGACCTGCCAGAACGGGGACGCCCAACGGCCGGCCACGAAGGCGAAGCCGATCTTGGAGACGCCGCCGTCGAGGAAGAGCTGGATCAGCAGGTGGCCGAGGACCAGGACGACCAGGACCACGCCGGAGAGGCGCATGAAGAGCCACGCGGCCATCTCGAAGTTGCCGCGGGTCGCCTTCGGCGTCTTGCCGGTGCGCTTGCGCGGGGCCTCGATGTACGGCGCGGGGTTGTCCACGTCGTAGTGGGCCCCCTCGACGGGGCCGATCGCGGAGGTGGTGTCAGCAGACATATCTGGCGTCAGCTCCCGAACAGTTCACGTGCGGCGTGGCCGAGGACGGGGTACAACGAGCCCGCCATCAGCACGACCCAGATGCCCACGACGGTCCAGAGCATCTGCTTCTGGTAGCGCGGGCCCTTGGACCAGAAGTCCACGGCGATGACACGGAGACCGTTCAGCGCGTGGAAGAGGATGGCGGCGACGAGGCCGTACTCCAGAAGAGCGACGATCGGCGTCTTGTAGGTCGCGACGACCTCGTCGTACGCCTCGGGGGAGACGCGGACGAGAGCGGTGTCCAGCACGTGTACGAACAGGAAGAAGAAGATGAGGACGCCGGTGACTCGATGAGCCACCCAGCTCCACATTCCTTCCCGGCCGCGGTACAGCGTTCCAGCCGGCACGGAAAAACCCTCCGGGAGCGGGGATCAGGGTCGGCCGGCTTCTCTGTCGGTCTGACCCGGCCGGGTACGGTCCACCGGCCCCGGTCATCGTAGCGACGACTTGTCGGTTCGCTCGCGCGGGGGCCATCGGTGTGATCAAACAGGCACGGACGGGCTATCCCACAAGCCGAAATCGCCCTGTTCCGGTCGGAATCACGCTTCGGAGTGTCGGAGCGTGAGGCCCTCGGACAGACGGAAGGCCAGCCGGGCGCGGGCGAGCCGCCTCAGTTCGTCGGCGGCGATCACGCGCTCTTCCTCCGGTTCGTTGCCGAGACGTGACCGAATGCCTGCCAATACCTGGTCGAGACGCTCCCCGGGCCGCACTCCTTCGAGGCTGATCACGAACGCGTGTCCGAAGCTGCTCTCGTACGCGGCGTGGGCGGCCCGCAGCGCGGTCCGCGCCGCCGACGGGGCGTCGGGGTGCGGCAGGGCGGAGGACTCGGCGGCCAGTGCCCCGTCGAGGTCGGCGCGGGACAGGTCGTAACCGGCCTCGTCGGCGGCGGCGAGCAGGGCGTCGACGGTCGGGTACGGGCGGTGCGCCGCCACCCGTTCGGCCCAGCGGGGGCTGTGGCAGCAGGAGAGGAGCAGGGTCTCGGCCTCGGCGGGCGAGGCCGCGTTGAAACGCGTGAGCCCGTGGGTCGAGGCCTGGGGATTCGGGCCCTTGTTCTGGGCAGGTATGGCAGGCGTGTCCGTGGAGCCCGGTTTCCGGTAGGGGGCGTGGGTGTCGCTGGTCAGCGTGGGCTCCGGTACTCCGGGACGGGTGGGGTGGGCGTAACGCAACGTTATCGACGGGATGAGGGAAGTGTCCGACGGATGCGCGAATTTCACCCGGAAGGGAGAGTTTCGGAACACATGATGGACGATCGCGTTCCGGACCGTCCTGTCCCGCCCGGTTCCGTCCCCCGATTGGCCGGACCGCCATCCGTACGGGAGGATTCCGAATGATGCGGTACTCCATACGGGTGCCCCGCCGGGGCCCCGCACTTCTGGCGACCGCGGTGGCGCTGGCCACCGTGGCGGCCTGTTCGAACGGATCTCCGTCCGGAACGCAGCCGCCCTCCTCTCCCTCCGGCGGTACGTCGACGAGCGCCGCGCCCACCAGCGTGCCCCCGCCCTCGCCGACACCCACGCCGACGCCGACCCGGACGTACCCGCTCTCCTCGGCGCCCCGCACCGTCCCCGCCGTCCGCGACCACGAGGCCGCCCGCGGCCCCGGCTGGAAGCCCGCGCCCGCCGCCGGGATCGTCCTCGGCCCGAACAGCGCGGGCCTCGCCGACGAGGGGAGACTGCTCGCCGGCGAGCTCGGCGTCCCGTACCGCGGCGCCGTCGCCGCCGGACCCGGGGACGTGGAGCTGGCGCTGGGGGCGAAGGGCGCCCCCGAGTCGTACACGCTCGCCGTCCGCGACGGCCGGGTGCGGATCAGCGGGCCCGACGAGGCCGGGGTCTTCTACGGCACCCGCACGCTCAAGCAGTCGGTCAGGGCGACCGGCGCGATGCCCGAGGGGACGGTCACCGACCGGCCCGCGAAGCCGCAGCGCGGGCTCATGGTCGACATCGCCCGCAAGCACTTCACCGCCGCCTGGATCGAGGACCGCATCCGCGAGATGGGCGACCTCAAGCTCAACCAGCTCGGTCTGCACTTCTCCGACGACCAGGGCTTCCGCGTCGCCTCCGACAGCCACCCCGAGGTCGTCTCCGCCCAGCACCTCACCAAGGCGGAGGTGCGGCGGATCCTCGCGCTCGCGGCGAGCCGCCACATCACCGTCATCCCGGAGATCGACTCGCCGGGACACCTCGGCGCCGTCATCGCCGCCCACCCGGACCTCCAGCTCACCAGCGCGAGCGGGCGGGCCCCCCGCGGGGCCGTGGACATCTCCGACCCCGACTCGGCCCGGATCGTCGACGATCTGCTGCGCGAGTACACGCAGCTCTTCCCCGGCGCGTACTGGCACCTCGGCGCCGACGAGTACGTCGCGCTCATGTCCCAGAACCCGGAGGCAAGCTATCCGCAGCTGGCGAGCGCCGCCCGGGCGAAGTACGGGGCGTCCGCCCGCGTGCAGGACCTGGCCACCGGCTGGCTCAACGACCGCGCCGCCGTCGTCCGGCCCACCGGCAAGACCCTCAAGGCGTGGAACGACGGCTTCTTCCCGGGGGGCGTGGTGAGCGCCGACCGGGACATCGAGGTCGAGTACTGGACCGGCAAGGAGATCGGCGCCCGGCCGCCCACCGCGTACCTGAGCGCGGGCCGCAAGCTGGTCAACCTCAACGACGAGTACCTCTACTACGTCCTGGGCCAGCCCAACGACTTCACGTACCCCACCGGCCGCCGCATCTACGAGCAGTGGACCCCGCTCGTCGTCCGCGGCACGACCCCGGTCCCGGCGCGGTACGACCCCCAGATCCTCGGCGCCCGCTTCGCGGTCTGGTGCGACCTGTCGGGCGCCCAGACGCAGGCGCAGGTGGCGGACGGGATCCGGCTGCCGCTGGCGGCGCTGGCGCAGAAGGTGTGGGATCCGGCGAAACCGACGCTGACCTGGGACCAGTTCCGGGCGCTGGCGGCGAAGGTGCGCTGAGGCGACCTGACATTCCCCGTGGACGTGGCCGTTCCGGGTCGCGTACGTTCCCCCGGCGGCGGCCGCGCGGCCGCCGCCGGCGCCTCGGGGAGGGGCGCCGCACGTTCCTGGGGGGAACCGCACACCCATGCAGCTCCGCAATCCGAACGGCCTCTCGTATGCCGTGATCGTCCTGCTCGCGCTCAACATCGTCTTCGACCTGGTGCTCGCCGCCTCCGAGATCCGGGCGCTGTCCGGTCCGGACGAGGCCCTCTGGGCGACGACCTTCGTCGGGATCAACCTGAATCTCGCCTACAGCGTGGCCTTCACCCTGTACGTGGCGACCGGGATCGTCTTCATCGTCTGGTTCCACCGGCTGCGGAAGAACGCCGAGGTCTGGGCCGGTGACCTGCAGAGCCGGAAGCCGGGCTGGGCCATCGGCGGCTGGTTCATCCCCATCGCCAACCTCTGGATCCCGCGGGGAGTCGCCGTCGACATCTGGCGGGCCAGCCGCTGGCAGCCGCACGCCGCCGTCGGCAGGGGTGAGCTGGTGCTCCTCAACAGCTGGTGGACGGTCTGGGTCGCCTGCATGGTCGTGGACCGGATCGCTTCGCAGCTATACAAGCAGGCGGTGACCGCCGACGCCCTCACCACCGCCGCGACCTGGTCCCTCGCCGGTTATCTGCTGGACGCCGCCGCCGCCGTCCTCGCGATCCTCTTCGTCCGGCGTCTGACCTCTATGCAGCAGGCCAAGGCCACTGGCATGATTCCGGCCGCAGTGACGAAAACGCACCCCTCGGCGCAGTAGGGGACGTACTGCGTCCGCATACGGTGGCGAGGAGGCGTCCATGACGTCGGCGACGAGCCGGAGCCTGCTGGAACTGATCGACGGGGCCGACGAGCGAGGTCTGGCCGCGGCCGGTCTCGCCTGCCTCGACCGCTGTCTGCCGCTGCTCGCCGCCGACCGCGGGGACACCCTGCGGCCCGTGTGGGCGGCCGTCGCGCGCGGCGACGGGGGAGCGTGGGGCGAGGCCGCGGCCAAGGCCCTCGCCGAACTGGACGCCGAGGATGGCGAGGACGGCGACGGTACGGGAGGGGACGTACGCGCCATGCTGGCGACCGCCCCGCCCGACTGGACGGTCGAGGCCCTCCGCACCTGGGCCGGTGCCTGCTCCGTCACCGCCCTCGCCCTGCACGGCCGGTTCGACGCCGCCGGGGTGCCGGACGGGCTCGTCGAGCGCTGCCGCGCCGGGGACCCGACCGGTGCGGGCCCGCTGCTCGCCGGGGAGGTCCGCCGCCAGCAGGCCGTCCTCGAATCGGCCGCCCACGGCCCGACCGGTCTGCGCCGGGCCCGTGAACTCTCCGTCGAGGGCGGCCGGGTGCTGCGCGCGGTCGTCTCGCGCAGGGCCCGCACCGCCTGACCGGCGGCATGACAGGCCGACGGCCTGACGGTCCGACCGTCAGGTCGTCAGGTCGTCCGACCGTCAGGTCGACCGTCGGTCTCAGGACTCCTGGGCGGAGTCCGGGGCCGGGGTCTGGATCGTCACCGAGGCGA
Above is a genomic segment from Streptomyces sp. NBC_00094 containing:
- a CDS encoding 2-oxo-4-hydroxy-4-carboxy-5-ureidoimidazoline decarboxylase, which produces MRYAHPTRPGVPEPTLTSDTHAPYRKPGSTDTPAIPAQNKGPNPQASTHGLTRFNAASPAEAETLLLSCCHSPRWAERVAAHRPYPTVDALLAAADEAGYDLSRADLDGALAAESSALPHPDAPSAARTALRAAHAAYESSFGHAFVISLEGVRPGERLDQVLAGIRSRLGNEPEEERVIAADELRRLARARLAFRLSEGLTLRHSEA
- a CDS encoding DUF4328 domain-containing protein — translated: MQLRNPNGLSYAVIVLLALNIVFDLVLAASEIRALSGPDEALWATTFVGINLNLAYSVAFTLYVATGIVFIVWFHRLRKNAEVWAGDLQSRKPGWAIGGWFIPIANLWIPRGVAVDIWRASRWQPHAAVGRGELVLLNSWWTVWVACMVVDRIASQLYKQAVTADALTTAATWSLAGYLLDAAAAVLAILFVRRLTSMQQAKATGMIPAAVTKTHPSAQ
- a CDS encoding succinate dehydrogenase hydrophobic membrane anchor subunit, which encodes MSADTTSAIGPVEGAHYDVDNPAPYIEAPRKRTGKTPKATRGNFEMAAWLFMRLSGVVLVVLVLGHLLIQLFLDGGVSKIGFAFVAGRWASPFWQVWDLLMLWLAMLHGANGLRTVINDYAERANTRLWLKGLLYTATVFTILLGTLVIFTFDPNIR
- a CDS encoding glycoside hydrolase family 20 protein, which gives rise to MMRYSIRVPRRGPALLATAVALATVAACSNGSPSGTQPPSSPSGGTSTSAAPTSVPPPSPTPTPTPTRTYPLSSAPRTVPAVRDHEAARGPGWKPAPAAGIVLGPNSAGLADEGRLLAGELGVPYRGAVAAGPGDVELALGAKGAPESYTLAVRDGRVRISGPDEAGVFYGTRTLKQSVRATGAMPEGTVTDRPAKPQRGLMVDIARKHFTAAWIEDRIREMGDLKLNQLGLHFSDDQGFRVASDSHPEVVSAQHLTKAEVRRILALAASRHITVIPEIDSPGHLGAVIAAHPDLQLTSASGRAPRGAVDISDPDSARIVDDLLREYTQLFPGAYWHLGADEYVALMSQNPEASYPQLASAARAKYGASARVQDLATGWLNDRAAVVRPTGKTLKAWNDGFFPGGVVSADRDIEVEYWTGKEIGARPPTAYLSAGRKLVNLNDEYLYYVLGQPNDFTYPTGRRIYEQWTPLVVRGTTPVPARYDPQILGARFAVWCDLSGAQTQAQVADGIRLPLAALAQKVWDPAKPTLTWDQFRALAAKVR
- the sdhC gene encoding succinate dehydrogenase, cytochrome b556 subunit, with product MPAGTLYRGREGMWSWVAHRVTGVLIFFFLFVHVLDTALVRVSPEAYDEVVATYKTPIVALLEYGLVAAILFHALNGLRVIAVDFWSKGPRYQKQMLWTVVGIWVVLMAGSLYPVLGHAARELFGS